Below is a window of Humulus lupulus chromosome 2, drHumLupu1.1, whole genome shotgun sequence DNA.
actagcctaaaaatcgaatttttacttcaattttacgccctaaaattacgatcttgactatcaactggctcctaactcctacagagcaaaactacactaccctatcaagcatcaatcagtATAGACTCAATCCTCATGCAtgtctacccaagaacacgaaaaatttcagaactcaaaacaggCGTATAGtagtatgcatggcatgtcaaagaacttgaaagttgaagaaatttacctagatgaagatCGGAGGTTATGAAATGAAGCAACTTTGGATGTGCGAACGGAGGATCTTTGATCTGAGATgaagttcttgagggttcttggcaagaaaatggcgagtaaaaagtgaaaaaggtaaatttggggattatttatagcGGCTGAAATATGataaaaaggggtaatcatgagttacctttttcaaggcatgggggagcgTAATAACCATcagaaggattacttggaaaccgaaaaggcgtgattggacgtgattaggtcacctttttcgaggaagCACGAGTGTctctgacagattttgtggggcatacgaaaggttagtttcctaagtttacttattgctggtcgcgataaataaacttgaggggcaaatgtttatccaaaaaatagttgtggatgacgtggcaagaaattttcaacacgtggtcgacacgtggcagagatactgctcgcctatcgaccagagatacttccGTATGtggagttcaagttttatatacgaccagcctggtcgtatactccgtttatttatgtgtaaatttgtatagttgtaatgatatccgagaatatctcttcattataactagaatatctgtttattaaggaaagatatgattaattgactcaagtaaccctccttgagcctataaatatacaagaaatagctcaagggatgatctttggatctttttccgaattgtattgctattatccatcgtctgtattgtttctccttctaaggtctgtgaaactcaggaaccctagttctttgatcacacctttgaagctcaatattaataatagtattaagtggacgtaggtcattaccaatcactggggccgaaccactataattctggGTGTTATTTACTGTCCATTAGATTGTATTCTCCAGCATCGTACTAATTTCCTGTCGTATACTTgattccgtgtcgttggccaaaacaagggtcaacataaACGACAtcaggatttatagtggttcgaccccagatattggtaataacctacttctacttagtgtttttattgatgtattatgaaatctgcgatcagcaaactagagtttactgagtttcacaagctccaaaaaaggatacaaaagttTGTGTATATAAAACACTGATTCTCTCCGAATACAAATTATTTCTCCCTTTCAATGAGTCCCTTGAGtcatatttatagactcaaggataTACATATGGGCCAATGGGTTGTGTCCACATTTTAATTCaagcatattaaaataataacagaaatcataATCTTTACATAAAAATAGGGTAAAATATCTTACAAATATCTGACTTATAATTGTATTGGAAATCTGGCTTCGTTACCACGACCAGACCTGGTCACATATATTAGCACATTTTCTGTTGTATTGTTCATCATCTTTCTTAAATTCATCGAGCAACGTCTCTTCTGGTCGTTGGTCGACCTGGATGTACTCACTAAGTAGTCACGTGCAACCCACATGTGTACTAATTTTGCCACGCCAGTAAGTAagtattttttgggtaaacagtgtCATATAATATacactaaaaataattaatatacattttgaattataatttatatactaaaaattaaatacttctaaacttgtaaaaataatgaatatatgCTTCGTAAATAttctaaatataaatataatacatCGTATAGTATTTAGGATCTCcaatacattatattaaatatatcaatttcttgtccgtgttttcaccaagtgACACATGACACACATTAAGAGGAATTAGGATTCCACGAAAGTTGATTAAGTCCACTGGAGGTTGCTTTAGGCTTCACGAGAGGCAAGCCAAACCTTCAATCATAGTTCACCACCACCAGAGGAATATGTCCTCGTGGAAACGCTACTTCTCGAGGACCATGTTACAGGATAATGCTCCAAGTCTTATTGCAAGGTCGTCTCCTCCTTTCATTTCCTCCAAGCCTGCAAGAAGCCTCCTCAGGACATGGAGAAGGGTTGCCATGTGTCAAGTATAGTGACCCTGGACCACAAGCAGCCATCTAACAATTATTGTTACACAGATCTTCATGTCGATCCCCCACAAGCGACAAGCAAAATGTCTCATGACGCCGCCTCATAGGAAAACGTGTTGCTACCCTCCTGACAATGTCAAGAGCGTGTTTCCTAATAAAGCAGTGGGCTGGAATACCTCATATTGGGCCCACTAAGATACGCAGGGGCCAACCAGCTCATTTATTGGAAGTATTTCCATTTATTATGTATGTAAGTCCTCATTAGGGGAGAATAATTGTAATTAAACTTCATTAGAGAAATAATTTCCCcaaccatctataaatagggctaagaCACACtttgtaaaaaatttcaaattttgttTCTTATTTTCAGAGTACGCCTTTACTCTGCTTGAAAACCTCCATAAGAACTTGATATTTGCAAGTTCTTAGCATTCTAAATATAAGTGACTCGTTGACTAGTCAACACATTCTCTAATTCTATAAGCTTTAAGTTTATTAGTTGTCAGCGAAAAAGCTAGACAacacaattaatttaaacaagtaTAGATATATAATATATCAAATTAGCATTTAGAATCTCtaatacattatattatattcttattaattttttaactatAAATAAGATATTCTATGTTATTAGTGTTTACTATCCTTAATACTTCATATATTCTAAATTTCATTTAGATTTCTAAGTATAatgtattgatttttttttcaaatatttattattttaaattttattagatTAGGGTTACCCGTGAATACTCTATATCCCTTAGGAAAATACTCGTACCCTACCCGCAAAAAAATATAGAGTAAGAGGATATGGTATGGGTAGAGCTTTTTTTTCTAGAGTAGGGTCGTGAAATAGACATACCCAACCCATACCATATCTGTTGCCTTCCCTAATCCGATTAAGTCACATCTACCAAACCATCTTAAATTATGTCATTGTCTTATGGGAACTTAACTACATTATACAATTTATGTGTTTATCTTCtaaaaataccaataatttaaAAGTATCAAATAATGTTTTTCAAATGGAATTTTTTTGGTTTCAAAAAGGGAAATAATATCCTTCAAAATAAGaggaaaataataaaatttaaaaaatttaatgtgATTTTAGctattttattttgtataaacTTTTATTCAAATGTACAAACGAAACAAGAATGACAtcgtcttttttttttcctttttaaatgTGTGGGTGGTATCATGTAATATAAGTTTCCTTTCGATGATATTTGAAACAAATGATATACAGTATGTTTGTGCCATATCAAATGTATGAAAAGATATCAAGGGAGGAGGACACATCACACATCATATTATCCAACATATTTCTATGCTTTCATTTTTATTCTTTCATTCTCTGATGTCAACACACCCTGTGTATACTGTAAAAGAATCTATACCCACCCACCTTATGAGTATAATTTTCTGGATGTTAATCACCATTAACACCCAATTACAATAATTAATGCATACTAATTCCTCCTAGGGAGTGCAAGCTCCTGAAGATGATCCTGGCTGCCACGAAGAAATTCCAAATACACAACAACAAAAACTTGTTAAGAAAAGTAAATTTCTTcctaaacaaaaatataaaaactacttaataatttatgtgttttatttattattacaaCGACATGTATAAGAATCATTATGAGCACTTACCACGCATGAGTGGATATCATCACATCCACATAAGAGCTTCCCATTAAGGGTATCTGCAGCCTGAAATGACCCTCCTCCCTCACTCCTCTGCAcatataaaagaagaaaaaataaaaataaatatcaacACTAACACTAACACATATATGAGATACAATTTAATATGAAGAATGAATTTAAATGGTTAAAAATACATACCACATTACACATTTTAAAACAAGTGTTTGCTTAACATTACCCATTGAAAATTTAAGATTAGTGTGATGCTCAACACCGTAAATGACTTGTAATAATACTCATAAAAAGAACCTTGTAATAGTCGACGGCGACAAAATTAGCCCATCTGCTTCCAGCAGCACCATAGCAAGTATGAAGCATGTTAATGAGGTCCCCAGAATTGTGTTTACAAGTGGTTTGTTTAATGGGAACAGACTCAAAATAGTTAACCAACACTAGTCGTTTACTCTTGTTATCAAGGGCTGAAGATTCTGCTCTGTTGGGACATTTTCCTGCATGCATTCCCCCATCCCCATCTGcaaattattaaaagaaaaatcataaattaGAAAAGTTTCAATAATTTATATACGTAGATATGATAATAATTAGCCTTATAGTGTTTGTATGATTACATTGATTTTCAACCATGTAGTTCCACTGGTACGCAATTCCTTCGGTTTGCTCCTTGGATTGCATTGAAGTGAACACAATCAGCCTTTGGCTATTGGCTACCATGTCACTGACTAGTGGCCAATCTTGACCATTTTTGGGCATGTTTTGTAAGGGAAACCAGTATTTCATTAGCCCTGCCTGGGTGAACACATTACTCAATCCTTTTGGGGCTCTAACATAATCTTCTAAGATTAATGTCACAATTTCAGATGGGTTTGCTGCCAAGAATGCTTCTATCTCCTTCAGTGTATCTATAGCTGGTTCCTATACATTTTATTCAAAAATTAGTAcattgcatatatatatttatcattaGGAAAGACAATATATTCATTTTACATACAAAAGCAGTGTAGTCGTAGCATTTTCCTCCAAAAGAATGGCACACCCATACATCTCCTCTAAAATCATAGGTATCAAGCATTAAGGCTCGTACTCCATTCTGTAAGGAAGGATGGTATAATAAACGTTAAAATTGGGTCTAAAATGAAGAGGGAAAATAAGTTTATCTTTATAATTAATCACCGTACGTACATTTAGCTGTTGAGAAATGCTATCTTCTTGATTTGTAAAAGTGAAGCGAGGGACCCCAGTGTGAGAAGGCTCATCATCAATAGCGAAAGCGTTGTGGGTTGTCAAAAACGCATATTGGTTGAAAGGAAGAGAATTGttctagaaaaattacacataccactataaatttaaaatgtaaaaaattcaaatatataataacaGTTTGTAATAATTCTGTCCATTACAATTTTTTACTTAATTTGTAAATGTTATTTACAAAATTGTAATAAATTgttataaatttgtaaattttagttaCAAGTTATAAATTTTAGTTACAGAAAAattgtattgttacaaatttgtaaattttgttttaaaaaaaaataaactcggtatttatgattttttcctttagtatttttgaaatttttttcaaattctgtaattaaattttctttttcaaatCTTATGTATTTTTGTGAGTTTTTCATTGTTCTATATATTAAAAATCCACACACAAATTAGTCATTTTAATGactcaaatatatttatatttatatttatacagATTTCGAATGTAGTGTTGCTGTGGTGGTATTGGTGCAGTTTAGAGTAATATACAACATCAACatttttaattgaataaatagGAATTTTGTCTCCCAAACTATGACACATGTAAAGTTTTTgcccctaattttttttttgaacaaaacTCTCTCCAAACTATAATAATCCTTGTAAATAAGCCCTTTAGTTGTAATTTAATAGTATTCTACATTAaaccataatatatatatatataaaacctaAGCTCCACTACTAATAACACTTATGATAGTAAAGACATTTTATCGTTATTGGTTTCTTATAAAGgtcaacaaaaatatatattcactAAATTTGGTACCACTTTTAATTTCTAATTAATGATGTTATATCACCTTTTTTAAAAGATGATTGAACACCAATTTTTTGACACTTGGTTTACTTGTATACTTTACTAATTTATTTGTATTATCTCTTTTATGACTAATGATCGAATCAAGCTTAATATGTGGTTTCATATTTACAAATGAACCCTATATTTGTAATTTGTATTAAAATTAAAGCACAATTAAAGTAAAATTTAAACTTGGTGAAGTCAAATCCCATTGGACTATTGAAAAATAGCCCACAAGCCACACTAATGCCCTATGCCCAATCATTTGTCCATCATAGCAATAGAGAAGTTATGGGCCATGGCCCATGATAGGCGAACCAATGAGATTCTATCCCTTCACATCAACCAATGAGTCTAGTTATGGATAACCAACCTCTTTCAAGTCCTAAAGTGATTGAGCCTCACGTTTGGTTTGTTTTTTCACTTCCCAACTCTACTTTCTAATGTGAATAAGTGAAATAGATCTTGCAAATTTCACAGATATTGAAACTCCAAATTTGTACCTATTTTAACTTATGAAAGAAAACCATATACATCTATTGGAGTTTTCACAAAGAACATATCTAATATATGAGAAAAGAAATATACATGTTTATGTTAAAAGATATTTCAATTTACCAGGAGCTTGAATTGGTCTGTGATTTTCGATCTCACACATCTTGAGCCTGAAAACCCTTCGATGCAAGAAAAACAGTACAGTCCAGAAGCACAATCTCCATCACTTGAGCATTCATCTAGTAACTACATGACCAAATACTATATAGTAAGAACtgtaatatatatttatcaatatGTTTATATTTTGTTTCATTTGTTTATAATCAATAACAGACAATAAAATTTTGTTGCAATGGAATAAAGAATCTTACCCGGCACTGACCATCGGAGCATGAAGCCGAGGCAACGGTGAAAATGAAAAACAGAGCAACTATGACCATAACAAAGTTTGGCTGAAAGCCCATTTCAAGAAAATTGAAGGGTTCAATTGGGTTTTGGAGTTTGAAAATGGAGAGTTTGTTGGGTTTTCCAGGGAAAATCCAAGTTTGGGTTTTTGTGTTTTGTCTGAGAAAACAAAGAGGAAACTCTCCATATGGGAAGGGAagagcagacaagtatatcaaTTAATAGGATTAGGAATTAGGATACTATCCAAAAGCAGAGAAGAGAAAGTAATTACAGACATCAATTGGTTCATACCAATTACAAATTCTTAAACGACGACGTTTGGAGCAACTAGAAGCCAAACGACGAAGTTTCAGATGAATGTTGGTGAGTGTAGGATTGACTCTGCTCCATCATGTACAAACACGGAGCTAGTTAGTATCGTCAAACTAATCAGGATCAGGAATAATCAAATGTCATTTAATACTACACCATTGTTATTCACAAAAAATAAGTACGAACCAAACAAGGTCCATTgttagactttttttttttaattaaaataaataattagaggaTAAATATCATTTTCCTctcttttaattaaatgactttcAAACTATACTTTTTAgaaaagtgaaaattatattttatatgggttttttaataaaattttaaaaaatatgactttttttttacaagtattgttttatggttttttaa
It encodes the following:
- the LOC133817849 gene encoding PI-PLC X domain-containing protein At5g67130, coding for MGFQPNFVMVIVALFFIFTVASASCSDGQCRLLDECSSDGDCASGLYCFSCIEGFSGSRCVRSKITDQFKLLNNSLPFNQYAFLTTHNAFAIDDEPSHTGVPRFTFTNQEDSISQQLNNGVRALMLDTYDFRGDVWVCHSFGGKCYDYTAFEPAIDTLKEIEAFLAANPSEIVTLILEDYVRAPKGLSNVFTQAGLMKYWFPLQNMPKNGQDWPLVSDMVANSQRLIVFTSMQSKEQTEGIAYQWNYMVENQYGDGGMHAGKCPNRAESSALDNKSKRLVLVNYFESVPIKQTTCKHNSGDLINMLHTCYGAAGSRWANFVAVDYYKRSEGGGSFQAADTLNGKLLCGCDDIHSCVPGSSSGACTP